The Alnus glutinosa chromosome 8, dhAlnGlut1.1, whole genome shotgun sequence DNA segment CACGCAATCTGATTTTTTGGAGATGCTTTGGATTCTTAGTCATTTAGTGGTTTCACACGATCTGTCATTTTTTGGTGATGGTTCAATATTCCATTGTTggtctagagagagagagagagatgagagagggGAAGAAAAACGGTTGggttaaaaatcaataaaaaaaaaccattgataaataatatttgtaGAAAGTAGAGTGTAATAGATAATGTTGGAGTTTGTAGTGAAAAAAGAGCaggtaaaatagaaaagagggctttttgagtagctaaaatagctattgctgctggagatgctctcagcattcttgttttatcttttctttttggtgaaattttttgatATCTGGTAATCTATTCAGCATTCTTGATTTTGATGGATCTGTCAAAAAGAAAACAGGTTTTGCTGCACCAAAACATTTTCTGTTTACATTCTCATTTGATTGGAAATGTGTTGCAGCTCGGACTTCCTTGGCACGAATTTTGCAATCTATGACAGCCAGCCACCACATAATGGTGCAAAACCCTCAAGTAGTAGAGGCAGCCGCCGATTTGCAAGCAAGCAAATTTGCCCCCAAGTTCCGGCTGGCAACTTTGAGGTTGGGCAGGTCGCGTATAAGTTCAACCTTTTGAAATCTAGAGGTCCAAGGAGGATGGTTTGTTCGATGCAGTTCCCATCGCAAGGAGGAACTGCCAATGGGTCTGTGGACAACTCGGCAGTGAAGAAACCCGAGTCATCTGCTTCTGGATATACAGTTTTGAGGAACAAAGCTCCTAGGTGGCATGAGCATTTGCAGTGCTGGTGTTTGAATTTCCATGGTCGTGTGACGGTAGCATCTGTGAAGAATTTTCAACTGGTTGCAATAGCTGATCAAAGTCAGCCAGGAGGAAAAGGAGATGAGGAAACAGTTCTCCTTCAGTTTGGGAAGGTGGGAGAGGATACCTTCACCATGGATTATAGGCAGCCCTTGTCAGCTTTCCAGGCATTTGCAATTTGCCTGACCAGCTTTGGTACAAAATTGGCGTGTGagtaatgaaatatatatatatatatatatattttctgctgttattatgttttgaatttaACTTATCACTATCTATAGTTTTTGAGTGGCTGGAGGGCGGGGGGGTATGATGTACATGTTGCTATATATATTGTATGCTTAATTGCTTATGACATGACTTTTGCTCAAAAGTATTGGTAGAAAACGAATCTTAGAGGCAGCGAGCATGTTGGTTTTTCTAATCTATACATTATTTTGCACATTTGCAAATTTgtgtaaattatataataactATTACAATGTGGATTTAAAAGATTGTTCCTTCATCTGTGGAAGTAAGATGTGTATTTATAtgtatcctctctctctctctctctctctctctctctccccaacCGACGGTTCTGTGGAGGTGCTTCTGCGAGTCCATACATAATCAATGTCCAAGATGATCTCTACAAAATGGCCGCTAAAATGATCAAATTTTAACAGCTACATcaaattatttcattttaagcCGTCAAGCGGTGGAatacatttttcatttctatttgggtggtggtggtggtagtgGCAGGGGGGGGGGGTGAAATGGAGGGGAATTATTTCTTGAtccagattttattttattatatcaattatatatatactggGGGGAGATATGAATGACTACGCTGATTTAGGGGTATATATCCGGATGCAGTTATTTGCAATGTCCACATTTGTAAAATACggatattatttttagatattcgTACGTGCATTATATTTTTACTAACCACATCCGGGCAGTTATTATAGTTATTAtccgcatattaggtaatgTGCATTTTAggcctattttagtcttttgagcTTTCTTTTAAGTCTTTATTAGGACCTATTgtaaacaattttgaaaaaaatttaaaccgatttttagtattttgagcttgtttaatttttttttaagccctaatgttttatgaaaatatattaatttcacattacttttgtctttttgctcaAATGTTACACGAGAAATCAACACAACCAATAaatcaatgtaaacataacctatacctaattcaaaacatcattttagtattaaacaccaaaacgatgttattttgataaatttattaaatataaaatatttattatatataaaatagtatgCGGATGTGGCTATTAAACCATTATTCGCTATTCGCATTGAGGATAGTGGTTTTTGTTATCTGTATCCACGTGCAAATAGCAAACGATTAATATCTGTTGGCATGTACACCCGTAGGCTGATTAATGATCCCTAAACATTTTGTTGACTTGTTCTAAGAGTT contains these protein-coding regions:
- the LOC133875263 gene encoding tubby-like F-box protein 7 — protein: MSLRKGFFSRKFSKSFRELSVERSGRVRDAEDGAVGSGAVQPEGSWAGMLPELLSEIIRRVESSEGGWPLRQNVVACACVCKRWRQITKEIVGPPSLSGIITFPSCLKQPGPREFPHQCLIKRSKKTSTFFLYLALSPSFTDKGKFLLAARRSRNGAHTEYIISLDADDLSQGSNAYVGKLSSDFLGTNFAIYDSQPPHNGAKPSSSRGSRRFASKQICPQVPAGNFEVGQVAYKFNLLKSRGPRRMVCSMQFPSQGGTANGSVDNSAVKKPESSASGYTVLRNKAPRWHEHLQCWCLNFHGRVTVASVKNFQLVAIADQSQPGGKGDEETVLLQFGKVGEDTFTMDYRQPLSAFQAFAICLTSFGTKLACE